A stretch of the Chitinophagaceae bacterium genome encodes the following:
- a CDS encoding T9SS type A sorting domain-containing protein: protein MKVFPNPFQQSTTVCIFLEKNADVTLEVFNLLGQKVKTILQNQNQTEGKHQYLFSGNSEGIYLVKLTVNEISSAQKIIHAK from the coding sequence TTGAAAGTTTTTCCCAACCCATTTCAACAATCCACTACTGTCTGTATATTTCTCGAAAAGAATGCAGACGTTACCCTTGAGGTATTTAACCTTCTCGGACAAAAAGTAAAAACCATTTTGCAGAATCAGAATCAAACAGAGGGAAAACATCAATACTTATTCAGTGGGAACAGTGAAGGAATTTATTTGGTGAAACTTACGGTGAATGAAATTTCTTCTGCGCAAAAAATAATTCACGCAAAATAA